From the Garra rufa chromosome 17, GarRuf1.0, whole genome shotgun sequence genome, one window contains:
- the LOC141290303 gene encoding digestive cysteine proteinase 2: MWLLLAGFVVLLCAADATPVGGRTVPDFGKMYHVKGLLSLPYAEIKEPFEAWYDLKGNRSRIDYYHGTVSTFFIGNDLDYGAVYKITPVTTETEFNTMKCFQLNGTKDGPILPQIALPDLQGFEFEKMEYYAGNLCEVWKNITQIGHKKNTYRLWVTRPEGNDSPATPHHYEMMGFNTLLGSHYDKYLIDYSDFGPRIDSDIFKLPAGMTCGDFPGPGLEHHLLANPIQDLVHTSPVGHAHRMFGHFKEKYERQYKNEKEHEEREHNFVHNIRYVHSMNRAGLSFSLTVNHLADRSQEELAMMRGHKRTHVHRKAQPFPSEIRSVATPDSIDWRLYGAVTPVKDQAVCGSCWSFATTGTLEGALFLKTGQLTSLSQQMLVDCTWGFGNNGCDGGEEWRAFEWIMKHGGISTAESYGGYMGMNGLCHYDKSSMVAKLTSYTNVTSGDIVALKAAIFKFGPAAVSIDAAHRSFAFYSNGVYYEPACKNGTDDLDHAVLAVGYGIMNNEPYWLVKNSWSTYWGNDGYILMSMKDNNCGVATDATYVTLA, encoded by the exons ATGTGGCTTCTTCTAGCTGGGTTCGTTGTGCTGCTTTGTGCTGCAG ATGCAACACCAGTTGGTGGTAGAACGGTGCCTGATTTTGGCAAAATGTATCATGTTAAAG GTCTGCTTTCTTTGCCATATGCTGAGATAAAGGAACCATTTGAGGCTTGGTATGACCTGAAGGGAAACAGAAGTCGAATCGACTATTATCATG GTACGGTGTCTACTTTTTTCATTGGAAATGACTTGGATTATGGTGCAGTTTACAAGATTACACCAGTCACCACTGAGACTGAATTTAATACTATGAAGTGTTTCCAGCTTAATGGTACCAAGGATGGTCCTATACTTCCACAGATAGCACTGCCTGATCTGCAGGGCTTTGAA tttgaaaagatggagtATTACGCAGGCAATCTGTGTGAAGTCTGGAAAAATATCACACAGATTGGCCACAAGAAGAACACGTATCGTCTCTGGGTCACACGTCCAGAGGGAAATGATTCCCCAGCCACCCCGCACCATTATGAGATGATGGGCTTCAACACTCTTTTGGGGTCCCACTACGATAAATACCTAATTGACTACAGTGACTTCGGCCCTCGAATTGATTCAGACATTTTCAAACTTCCTGCAG GAATGACCTGTGGTGACTTTCCTGGTCCTGGTTTGGAGCATCATTTATTGGCCAACCCCATCCAAGACCTTGTCCACACCTCCCCTGTTGGTCATGCCCACCGCATGTTTGGCCACTTTAAGGAGAAGTATGAGCGTCAGTATAAAAACGAAAAGGAGCATGAGGAACGTGAGCACAACTTTGTACATAATATTCG gtatGTGCACTCTATGAATAGAGCTGGTCTTTCATTCTCTCTCACTGTCAATCACCTGGCTGATCGGTCACAGGAAGAGCTGGCCATGATGAGAGGACATAAAAGGACTCATGTTCATAGAAAGGCTCAGCCTTTTCCCTCTGAAATCCGTTCTGTAGCCACCCCTGATTCAATAGACTGGAGGCTGTATG GTGCTGTGACACCAGTGAAAGACCAGGCTGTGTGTGGATCCTGCTGGAGCTTTGCCACCACTGGAACACTAGAGGGAGCACTTTTTTTGAAA ACAGGACAGCTTACGTCATTGTCCCAGCAGATGCTGGTAGATTGCACATGGGGATTTGGGAACAATGGTTGTGATGGAGGAGAGGAATGGAGAGCTTTTGAGTGGATCATGAAACATGGTGGCATTTCTACCGCAGAGAGCTATGGAGGATATATGGGCATG AATGGTTTGTGTCATTATGATAAGTCCTCCATGGTGGCAAAGTTAACCAGTTACACTAATGTGACAAGCGGTGATATTGTGGCACTGAAGGCCGCTATTTTTAAATTCGGCCCTGCAGCAGTCAGCATTGACGCTGCTCATCGTTCCTTCGCCTTCTACAGCAATGGAGTCTACTATGAACCAGCATGCA AAAATGGTACTGATGACTTGGATCATGCTGTGCTAGCAGTTGGTTATGGGATAATGAATAATGAGCCCTACTGGCTAGTGAAGAACTCCTGGTCCACTTACTGGGGCAATGATGGTTATATTCTGATGTCTATGAAAGACAACAACTGTGGTGTGGCCACTGATGCTACTTATGTGACATTAGCTTAA